The Setaria viridis chromosome 9, Setaria_viridis_v4.0, whole genome shotgun sequence sequence GGCTCAAATGAGGGTCTGGATCGGTCTGTATGATAGTTTTTGCAACATCCAGTGGTAGGGTAGCTGTCCAGAACTGCGGAGAGGAAATACTCATCACAATGAGGGTGTAAAAAGGTGCTTTACAAAGAATCTAAAACAATCATAAATACTTACTGCCATTCCACTAATGCCACCACTCATGACCCCTATCCCAATGTCTTTTGCCATAACAAAATGACTGCTACTAGAAAACCAAGGTGAATCCAAATAGTTGTGCATCCAGTATCTGCTGTACTCGTAAGTGCAGAAGAAGACAGCATTACCAATCGCCTCTCTGAACAATGTGGCTAAACCACCACGGAATATGCCCCTAAGCTGTAACACAACAACAGCTCATTAGTCTGGCAAACGTTAAGATACCGAATAGAGGCAGAGGGCACGTTGATCTCACCCCTTCACTTTCCAATGTTTTCACAGCACAATCAAGAGGGCTGGAGTACCTAGTACCATGCATTACATCCTTCCCTTGAACTTGCATTCTGCACTGGAAAAGGTCTTGACATGACATCATTAAGTGCCACCTGAATCATGCATCTAAGTCCTTACATCAATTAGGGAAAAGAGGGAATTTAGACATAACACTGACCTTAGTCAGCTCAGTTGGAGTGAGGATACAGCTAATCAGCGCTCCACTACATGCAGCAGAAGGAATGATTACCTGTAGATGTGGCCTACCATCCTCATAGTTTCCCTGAAAGAAACAAGGTTTTTTGATGATCTTACCCCTACTTTGAATTGCAATTGTGTTTTTAccctaatttttttaattttgtgagtttaccctcaactattcacaagtAGATGCGATTTTGCCCTTGGTCGTTGTGTATTTGTCCCTGTTTTGACTAAGGGTAAAATCGCATTGACTTATGAATAGTTGAgagcaaaatcacaaagttgaaaaAATAAGGATAAAACAACAATTTCACTTCAAAGCAGGGGCACGAACACAGGTGCCAGGGTTTGACTCAAGATTTGCAATGTTCCTACTTGCTCAGCTACTGCTCAACAATTATATGCTTAATTCTTTTAGTTGGATAGATAATTTGAATACCTGTAATAATTGTTTGGCTTGGGAATATGTGCCAAAGAATAGGGAGCTTTCAACTGCTATACCAATAAATGAAGATGATG is a genomic window containing:
- the LOC117837391 gene encoding mitochondrial arginine transporter BAC1 — encoded protein: MAAAGDAAKEYVAGAAAGVAQVVVGHPFDTVKVKLQAHNTTAHGKVYKNAFHCTSRILLEEGIRGLYKGASSSFIGIAVESSLFFGTYSQAKQLLQGNYEDGRPHLQVIIPSAACSGALISCILTPTELTKCRMQVQGKDVMHGTRYSSPLDCAVKTLESEGLRGIFRGGLATLFREAIGNAVFFCTYEYSRYWMHNYLDSPWFSSSSHFVMAKDIGIGVMSGGISGMAFWTATLPLDVAKTIIQTDPDPHLSRNPFRVLSMVYKRAGMSGCYAGLGPTLARAFPANAAAIVAWEYSAKILGIKRG